The Xanthobacter flavus genome includes a window with the following:
- a CDS encoding glucose 1-dehydrogenase, whose amino-acid sequence MDFRVSLDGRSALVTGASGGLGAYFAGRLAASGAKVALAARRAEACAALADEINAAGGTAIAVALDVTDPASAPAAVAATVKAFGGLDILVNNAGVTGTTPLMDETAEDFGRIIDTNLKGSFLVAQAAARAMAEAKSGGSIINVASILGLRVAGQVAAYAASKAALVQLTKSMALDWARHSIRANALCPGYVETDLNRDFFATEAGQALVRRIPTRRLGALADLEGPLLFLSSDASAYVTGTTLVVDGGHLVSSL is encoded by the coding sequence TTTCCGCGTCTCGCTGGACGGGCGCTCCGCGTTGGTGACGGGAGCGTCCGGCGGTCTTGGTGCGTATTTCGCCGGTCGGCTGGCGGCCTCGGGCGCGAAGGTCGCGCTCGCCGCGCGCCGTGCCGAGGCCTGCGCCGCCCTCGCCGACGAAATCAACGCCGCCGGCGGCACGGCGATCGCCGTCGCCCTGGACGTGACCGACCCCGCCTCGGCGCCCGCCGCCGTCGCCGCCACGGTCAAGGCTTTCGGAGGCCTCGACATCCTCGTGAACAATGCCGGCGTCACCGGCACCACGCCGCTCATGGACGAGACGGCCGAGGATTTCGGCCGCATCATCGACACCAACCTCAAGGGCTCCTTCCTCGTCGCCCAGGCGGCGGCGCGGGCCATGGCCGAGGCGAAGAGCGGCGGCTCCATCATCAATGTCGCCTCCATCCTCGGTCTGCGTGTCGCCGGGCAGGTGGCGGCCTATGCGGCATCCAAGGCGGCGCTGGTGCAGCTCACCAAGTCCATGGCGCTGGATTGGGCGCGCCATTCCATCCGCGCCAATGCCTTGTGCCCGGGCTATGTGGAGACCGACCTCAACCGCGACTTCTTCGCCACCGAGGCGGGGCAGGCGCTGGTGCGGCGCATCCCCACCCGGCGGCTCGGCGCTCTGGCTGATCTGGAGGGCCCGCTCCTGTTCCTCAGTTCCGATGCCTCTGCCTACGTGACGGGCACGACGCTGGTGGTCGATGGCGGCCACCTCGTCTCCTCGCTTTGA
- a CDS encoding CoA transferase subunit A, with protein MRHKVYPDAKSALEGIVSDGMTVMAGGFGLCGIAENLIAAIRDLGPKHLTVVSNNCGVDDFGLGILLANGQIKKMISSYVGENKLFEKLYLGGELELEFNPQGTLAERIRAGGAGIAGFYTKTGYGTIIAEGKPTREFNGQHYVLETGLVADLSIIKAWKADKEGNLIYRKTARNFNPMMATAGKITVVEVEELVEIGELDPENIHTPGIYVDRIVVEVGAEKRIEKVTTRKREEVK; from the coding sequence ATGCGACACAAGGTGTATCCGGACGCAAAGAGTGCCCTGGAGGGCATCGTTTCGGACGGCATGACGGTCATGGCGGGCGGCTTCGGCCTGTGCGGCATCGCCGAGAACCTGATCGCGGCGATCCGCGACCTCGGCCCCAAGCACCTCACCGTGGTGTCCAACAATTGCGGCGTGGACGATTTCGGCCTCGGCATCCTGCTCGCCAACGGCCAGATCAAGAAGATGATCTCGTCCTACGTGGGTGAGAACAAGCTGTTCGAGAAGCTTTATCTCGGCGGCGAGCTGGAGCTGGAATTCAATCCGCAGGGCACGCTGGCCGAGCGCATCCGCGCCGGCGGCGCCGGCATCGCCGGCTTCTACACCAAGACCGGCTACGGCACGATCATCGCCGAGGGCAAGCCGACCCGCGAGTTCAACGGCCAGCATTACGTGCTGGAGACCGGCCTCGTCGCCGACCTCTCCATCATCAAGGCGTGGAAGGCCGACAAGGAAGGCAACCTGATCTATCGGAAGACCGCGCGGAACTTCAATCCGATGATGGCCACCGCCGGCAAGATCACCGTCGTCGAGGTGGAGGAACTGGTGGAGATCGGCGAGCTCGATCCCGAGAACATCCACACCCCCGGCATCTATGTGGACCGCATCGTGGTCGAGGTCGGCGCCGAGAAGCGCATCGAGAAGGTGACCACCCGCAAGCGCGAAGAGGTGAAGTGA
- a CDS encoding CoA transferase subunit B: protein MAWTREQMAARAAQQIRDGFYVNLGIGIPTLVANALPPGMTVSFQSENGMLGIGPFPYEGEEDPDLINAGKQTVTEVPDTSYFSSSDSFAMIRGGHMDLSILGSMQVSEQGDIANWMVPGKMVKGMGGAMDLVAGAKEVIVLMEHVEKSGAPKLVTRCTLPLTGTHVTDFVITDLAVFEFTKRGGTLVLKELAPGVTLDEIKAKTEAKFEVGLA, encoded by the coding sequence ATGGCCTGGACCCGTGAGCAGATGGCGGCCCGCGCCGCCCAGCAGATCCGCGACGGCTTCTACGTGAACCTCGGCATCGGCATCCCCACCCTCGTCGCCAACGCGCTGCCGCCCGGCATGACCGTGAGCTTCCAGAGCGAGAACGGCATGCTCGGCATCGGCCCCTTCCCCTATGAGGGCGAGGAGGACCCCGATCTCATCAATGCCGGCAAGCAGACCGTGACCGAGGTGCCGGACACCTCTTATTTCTCCTCGTCCGATTCGTTCGCCATGATCCGCGGCGGACACATGGACCTCTCCATCCTCGGCTCCATGCAGGTGTCCGAGCAGGGCGACATCGCCAATTGGATGGTGCCCGGCAAGATGGTGAAGGGCATGGGCGGCGCCATGGACCTCGTGGCCGGCGCCAAGGAAGTCATCGTGCTCATGGAGCATGTGGAGAAGTCCGGCGCGCCCAAGCTGGTCACGCGCTGCACGCTGCCCCTCACCGGGACGCATGTGACCGACTTCGTGATTACCGACCTCGCCGTGTTCGAGTTCACCAAGCGTGGCGGCACGCTGGTGCTGAAGGAACTGGCGCCGGGCGTCACCCTCGACGAGATCAAGGCCAAGACCGAGGCGAAGTTCGAGGTCGGGCTCGCCTGA
- a CDS encoding ChbG/HpnK family deacetylase: protein MKRVILCADDYAISPGVSEAIAALIADRRINATSVMTVFDGLAPAARALDDAAADTGASIGLHVTLTGAFAPLTAGMAEPSGTFASLPKLLLSALSRRLDAKAVAAEVEAQFAAFHDAFGRPPDHVDGHQHVHVLPVIRTAVIAATARHAPHAFLRDVTPARGALNGLDIKGRLIGAFSAGFARDAARAGLATNRGFGGAYDFSGDHDFATLLGHFLAGVPDGGLVMVHPGRVDDPLVARDPLTHQREVEYGVLRGPQWRAILDAADVSLALPALGNAGKAAA, encoded by the coding sequence ATGAAGCGCGTCATCCTCTGTGCCGACGACTACGCCATTTCCCCCGGAGTCTCCGAGGCCATCGCGGCGTTGATCGCCGACCGTCGGATCAACGCCACCTCGGTGATGACCGTGTTCGACGGCCTCGCCCCCGCCGCGCGGGCGCTCGACGATGCGGCGGCGGACACGGGCGCCAGCATCGGCCTGCATGTCACCCTCACCGGGGCCTTCGCGCCGTTGACCGCCGGCATGGCCGAGCCATCCGGCACCTTCGCCTCCCTGCCAAAGCTGCTGCTCTCGGCACTCTCGCGCCGGCTCGATGCCAAGGCGGTCGCGGCCGAGGTGGAGGCGCAGTTCGCCGCCTTCCACGACGCCTTTGGCCGCCCGCCGGACCATGTGGACGGCCACCAGCACGTCCATGTGCTGCCGGTGATCCGGACGGCGGTGATTGCCGCCACCGCCCGCCACGCCCCCCACGCCTTCCTGCGGGACGTGACGCCCGCGCGCGGCGCGCTCAACGGCCTCGACATCAAGGGCCGGCTGATTGGCGCCTTCTCCGCCGGCTTCGCCCGCGATGCGGCCCGCGCGGGGCTCGCCACCAACCGGGGCTTCGGCGGCGCCTACGATTTCTCCGGCGACCATGATTTCGCGACGCTGCTCGGCCATTTCCTCGCCGGCGTCCCGGACGGCGGGCTGGTGATGGTCCATCCCGGCCGGGTGGACGACCCGCTCGTCGCCCGCGATCCTCTCACCCACCAGCGGGAGGTGGAATACGGCGTGCTGCGCGGGCCGCAGTGGCGCGCCATCCTCGATGCCGCCGACGTGAGCCTCGCTCTGCCGGCTCTCGGCAACGCTGGAAAAGCCGCCGCCTGA
- a CDS encoding glycosyltransferase family 2 protein — protein sequence MTPDLSIVIPLYNEAAGLPEFHDRVTSIAAAEAERRGMRIEIVYVDDGSRDGSAAIAASLPHERVDVQVVALSRNYGKEAALMAGHDHARGDAVMFMDGDGQHPPEMIPTFIGLWRDEGWDVAYAVKADRSDEAASRRTFVRIFYRLLNFGAATPIPEDAADFRILSPRAAAALRRMPERNRFFKGLTSWIGFRQVAVPYRPAARAHGSTSFNFLRLLGLSMEALTSFSPAPLRLAALFGAALAGLALFYGGWIVVERLVWGIPLPGYPSIVVGLMVIGGTQLLVMGLMGEYIARILSEIKARPVYYVADHVFNRAPEAGLELPGHGQAQVISHPAVLASRGEP from the coding sequence ATGACACCAGATTTGAGCATCGTAATACCGCTCTACAATGAGGCGGCCGGCCTGCCGGAGTTCCACGATCGCGTCACGTCGATCGCAGCGGCAGAGGCCGAGCGGCGCGGGATGCGGATCGAGATCGTCTATGTGGACGACGGCAGCCGCGACGGCTCCGCCGCGATCGCCGCGTCCCTCCCGCATGAACGGGTGGACGTGCAGGTGGTGGCGCTGAGCCGCAACTATGGCAAGGAAGCCGCCCTCATGGCCGGTCACGACCATGCCCGGGGCGACGCGGTGATGTTCATGGACGGCGACGGCCAGCATCCGCCGGAGATGATCCCGACCTTCATCGGCCTGTGGCGGGATGAGGGCTGGGACGTAGCCTATGCGGTGAAGGCGGACCGCTCCGACGAGGCCGCGAGCCGGCGCACCTTCGTGCGCATCTTCTACAGGCTGCTGAATTTCGGCGCCGCCACGCCCATTCCCGAAGACGCGGCCGATTTCCGCATCCTGTCTCCGCGTGCCGCGGCGGCCTTGCGGCGGATGCCCGAGCGCAACCGCTTCTTCAAGGGACTGACCAGCTGGATCGGCTTCCGGCAGGTGGCCGTGCCCTATCGCCCGGCCGCCCGGGCGCATGGCTCGACCTCGTTCAATTTCCTGCGGCTGCTCGGCCTGTCCATGGAGGCTTTGACCTCCTTCTCCCCTGCCCCCCTCCGGCTCGCCGCCCTGTTCGGCGCGGCGCTGGCGGGCCTCGCCCTGTTTTACGGCGGCTGGATCGTGGTGGAGCGCCTGGTGTGGGGCATTCCCTTGCCCGGCTATCCGTCCATCGTCGTGGGCCTGATGGTGATCGGCGGCACGCAATTGCTGGTGATGGGGCTGATGGGCGAGTACATCGCCCGCATCCTGTCCGAGATCAAGGCGCGGCCGGTCTATTATGTGGCCGACCACGTCTTCAACCGCGCGCCCGAGGCGGGGCTGGAGCTGCCCGGGCATGGACAGGCGCAGGTGATTTCCCATCCGGCGGTGCTTGCCTCGCGGGGGGAGCCATGA
- a CDS encoding universal stress protein has translation MIRDILVNLAQGVETDVACDYAASLAASFGAHLTGLSVAYEIDVPPFYMGALPTDFIDAQVLENQAAAEKAAARFSAAAAAAGLSHEVRSLSASLGVAANSFAELARLYDLTVVAQPDPDRPGPEEVISETVLMESGRAVLVVPYVQTKPFTAERAVVAWDGSRPAARALAEALPLLHRTKVVEIFRVVTHPDDEDVAGADVARHLSRHGLTATVRKLPVGSGESVASAILNEVSDQGADLVVMGGYNHSRLREMIIGGVTREILNTMTVPVLMAH, from the coding sequence ATGATTCGCGACATTCTGGTCAATCTCGCCCAAGGGGTCGAGACGGACGTCGCCTGCGACTACGCGGCGAGCCTTGCCGCCAGCTTCGGTGCGCACCTCACCGGCCTGTCGGTGGCCTATGAGATCGACGTGCCGCCCTTTTACATGGGCGCTCTGCCGACAGACTTCATCGATGCCCAGGTGCTGGAGAACCAGGCCGCCGCCGAAAAGGCGGCTGCGCGCTTCTCCGCCGCCGCCGCGGCCGCGGGCCTGTCGCACGAGGTGCGCAGCCTGTCCGCCTCGCTTGGGGTCGCCGCCAACAGCTTCGCGGAACTGGCGCGGCTTTATGACCTCACGGTCGTTGCCCAGCCCGATCCCGACCGGCCCGGCCCGGAAGAGGTGATCTCCGAGACGGTGCTGATGGAGTCCGGCCGCGCCGTGCTCGTCGTGCCCTACGTGCAGACCAAGCCCTTCACCGCCGAGCGGGCGGTGGTGGCCTGGGACGGCAGCCGCCCGGCCGCGCGCGCCCTTGCCGAGGCCCTGCCCCTGCTGCACCGCACCAAGGTGGTGGAGATTTTCCGTGTGGTCACCCATCCCGACGACGAGGACGTCGCCGGTGCGGACGTGGCCCGCCATCTGTCGCGCCATGGCCTGACCGCCACCGTGCGGAAGTTGCCCGTTGGCTCGGGTGAATCCGTGGCCTCGGCCATTCTGAACGAGGTCTCCGACCAGGGCGCCGACCTCGTCGTGATGGGCGGCTACAACCATTCCCGCCTGCGCGAGATGATCATCGGCGGCGTCACGCGGGAAATCCTCAACACCATGACGGTCCCGGTGCTGATGGCCCACTGA
- a CDS encoding DUF1013 domain-containing protein, protein MSNVPLMPKATAVWLVDNTALSFEQIGDFCKLHPLEVKGIADGEVAQGIKGLDPISTGQLSRDEITLAEKDHNRRLRLLDPKVRLPEQKKRRGPRYTPVSRRHDRPNAILWLLRNHAELKDAQIIRLVGTTKATIQSIRDRTHWNSPQLSPMDPVTLGLCSQIDLDLEVQRAAKDRPATAGHEDRGATLLPADVTTGHDEHEEEPRKGRESLDLETVFAKLGGSKKNEAEDDED, encoded by the coding sequence ATGTCGAACGTACCTTTGATGCCCAAGGCCACCGCCGTCTGGCTCGTGGACAATACGGCGCTCTCCTTCGAGCAGATCGGCGACTTCTGCAAGCTCCACCCGCTTGAGGTGAAGGGCATCGCCGACGGCGAGGTGGCGCAGGGGATCAAGGGGCTCGATCCCATCTCCACCGGCCAGCTCTCCCGCGACGAGATCACCCTCGCGGAGAAGGACCACAACCGGCGGCTCCGCCTGCTCGACCCCAAGGTGCGCCTGCCCGAGCAGAAGAAGCGTCGCGGCCCGCGCTATACCCCGGTGTCGCGTCGCCACGACCGGCCCAACGCCATCCTCTGGCTGCTGCGCAACCATGCCGAGCTGAAGGACGCGCAGATCATCCGCCTGGTCGGCACGACCAAGGCGACCATCCAGTCCATCCGTGACCGGACCCACTGGAATTCGCCCCAGCTCTCCCCCATGGACCCGGTGACGCTCGGCCTGTGCAGCCAGATCGACCTCGACCTGGAAGTCCAGCGCGCCGCCAAGGACCGTCCGGCCACCGCCGGCCATGAGGATCGCGGCGCCACCCTGCTGCCCGCCGATGTGACCACCGGCCATGACGAGCATGAGGAAGAGCCGCGCAAGGGGCGCGAGAGCCTCGACCTCGAGACCGTGTTCGCCAAGCTCGGCGGCTCCAAGAAGAACGAGGCCGAGGACGACGAGGACTGA
- the ispH gene encoding 4-hydroxy-3-methylbut-2-enyl diphosphate reductase, with product MSDTPIVPDHDAAPAERPPLKVLLAAPRGFCAGVVRAIDAVEQALKLYGAPVYVRHEIVHNKYVVEDLKRKGAIFVEELDEVPDTTAPVIFSAHGVPKSVPEEAAGRNLFAIDATCPLVTKVHREAQVHFKRGRHILLIGHKGHPEVVGTIGQLPDGAFTLIETAEEAERVTPPDAENLAYVTQTTLSLDDTAEMVAILRRRFPKLSEPHKEDICYATTNRQEAVKVIAPKVDALIVVGAPNSSNSQRLREAAERAGCPRSALVQRAADIDWSVFSGLSSLGVTAGASAPEVLVEEIIDAFAARYDVHVETVTSSEEDVFFPLPRVLRPDAAAE from the coding sequence ATGTCCGACACTCCCATCGTGCCCGACCATGATGCCGCGCCCGCCGAAAGGCCGCCGCTGAAAGTCCTTCTCGCGGCGCCGCGCGGCTTCTGCGCCGGCGTGGTCCGCGCCATCGATGCCGTGGAGCAGGCGCTCAAGCTCTATGGTGCGCCGGTCTATGTGCGGCACGAGATCGTGCACAACAAATACGTGGTGGAAGACCTGAAGCGAAAGGGCGCCATCTTCGTGGAGGAGCTCGACGAGGTTCCGGACACCACAGCGCCGGTCATCTTCTCCGCACACGGCGTGCCGAAGTCGGTGCCGGAGGAGGCCGCAGGCCGCAACCTCTTCGCCATCGACGCCACCTGCCCGCTGGTCACCAAGGTGCATCGCGAGGCGCAGGTCCACTTCAAGCGGGGCCGTCACATCCTGCTCATCGGCCACAAGGGCCATCCGGAGGTTGTGGGCACCATCGGCCAACTGCCGGACGGCGCGTTTACGCTGATCGAGACGGCCGAGGAGGCCGAGCGGGTGACGCCGCCGGACGCTGAAAATCTCGCTTATGTGACGCAGACCACCCTGTCGCTGGACGACACGGCGGAAATGGTCGCCATCCTGCGCCGGCGCTTTCCGAAGCTTTCCGAGCCGCACAAGGAAGACATCTGCTACGCCACCACCAACCGGCAGGAGGCCGTGAAGGTCATCGCGCCGAAGGTGGATGCGCTGATCGTGGTGGGCGCACCCAATTCCTCCAATTCCCAGCGCCTGCGCGAGGCAGCGGAACGGGCCGGATGCCCCCGCTCGGCTTTGGTGCAGCGGGCGGCCGACATCGACTGGTCCGTATTCTCCGGCCTCTCCAGCCTCGGCGTCACCGCCGGTGCGTCGGCCCCGGAAGTGCTGGTGGAGGAGATCATCGACGCTTTCGCGGCGCGCTACGACGTGCACGTGGAGACTGTGACCTCCTCGGAAGAAGACGTCTTTTTTCCCCTGCCGCGCGTGCTGCGGCCCGACGCGGCGGCGGAGTAG
- the thrB gene encoding homoserine kinase has protein sequence MAVYTDVAPAELEAFLSGYDIGTLTSFHGIAEGVENSNFLVQTTTGSFILTLYEKRVKREDLPFFVGLMQHLAARGLSCPEPVAARSGAILAEVAGRPAAMVTFLPGVSVRRPTAHHCAELGRGLAQLHLAGADFPLRRANALSVAGWRPLFEAAGAAADTVAPGLSATVAAELAVLETGWPQDLPSGVIHADLFPDNAFFLDDALSGIIDFYFACTDFLAYDVAICLNAWCFEADGAYNVTKGRALLAGYEAVRPLSEPEKAALPRLARGAALRFLLTRLVDWLNVPEGALVRPKDPLEYLKKLRFHQAVERAQDYGLAA, from the coding sequence GTGGCGGTCTATACGGATGTGGCGCCGGCCGAGCTTGAGGCTTTCCTCTCCGGCTACGACATTGGCACGCTGACCTCCTTCCACGGCATCGCCGAGGGGGTGGAGAATTCCAACTTCCTGGTCCAGACCACCACCGGAAGCTTCATCCTCACCCTCTACGAGAAGCGGGTGAAGCGCGAGGATCTGCCGTTTTTCGTCGGCCTCATGCAGCACCTCGCCGCGCGCGGGCTCTCCTGCCCGGAGCCGGTGGCGGCGCGCTCCGGCGCGATCCTTGCGGAAGTCGCGGGGCGGCCGGCGGCGATGGTCACGTTCCTGCCGGGCGTCTCGGTGCGCCGTCCCACCGCCCACCATTGCGCAGAGCTTGGACGGGGCCTTGCCCAGTTGCATCTGGCCGGTGCTGATTTTCCGCTGAGGCGGGCGAATGCCCTGTCCGTAGCGGGCTGGCGGCCGCTGTTCGAGGCGGCCGGCGCGGCGGCGGACACGGTGGCGCCGGGACTGTCCGCCACGGTCGCGGCCGAGCTTGCCGTGCTGGAGACGGGCTGGCCGCAGGACCTGCCTTCGGGCGTGATCCATGCCGATCTCTTCCCGGACAACGCCTTCTTCCTCGACGACGCACTCTCGGGGATCATCGACTTCTATTTCGCCTGCACGGACTTCCTCGCCTATGACGTGGCCATCTGCCTGAATGCCTGGTGCTTCGAGGCGGATGGGGCCTACAACGTCACCAAGGGGCGGGCGCTGCTTGCCGGCTATGAAGCCGTGCGGCCTCTGTCCGAGCCCGAGAAGGCGGCGCTGCCGCGCCTCGCCCGCGGTGCCGCCCTGCGCTTCCTTTTGACCCGCCTCGTGGACTGGCTGAATGTGCCGGAAGGGGCGCTGGTGCGGCCCAAGGACCCGCTGGAATATCTGAAGAAGCTGCGCTTCCACCAGGCGGTGGAGCGGGCGCAGGACTACGGTCTCGCCGCATGA
- the rnhA gene encoding ribonuclease HI codes for MKSVEIFTDGACSGNPGPGGWGALLRFGAHEKPLCGGEGLTTNNRMELMGAISALEALKEPCAVDLHTDSEYLRNGVTKWMHGWKRNGWRTADKKPVKNQDLWERLDEALKRHEIRWHWVKGHAGHPENERADELAREGMAPFKLKARLGG; via the coding sequence ATGAAGTCCGTGGAGATCTTCACCGATGGGGCCTGCTCCGGCAATCCCGGCCCCGGCGGCTGGGGCGCGCTGCTGCGCTTCGGCGCCCACGAGAAGCCGCTCTGCGGCGGCGAAGGGCTGACCACCAACAACCGCATGGAGCTGATGGGCGCCATCTCCGCCCTTGAGGCACTCAAGGAGCCGTGCGCGGTCGATCTCCACACCGACAGCGAGTACCTGAGGAACGGCGTCACCAAGTGGATGCACGGCTGGAAGCGCAATGGCTGGCGCACCGCCGACAAGAAGCCGGTGAAAAACCAGGACCTCTGGGAGCGGCTGGACGAGGCGCTCAAGCGGCACGAGATCCGCTGGCACTGGGTGAAGGGCCACGCCGGCCACCCCGAGAACGAACGCGCCGATGAACTCGCCCGCGAGGGCATGGCCCCGTTCAAGCTGAAGGCCCGCCTCGGCGGGTAG
- the murJ gene encoding murein biosynthesis integral membrane protein MurJ, which produces MFRNILSVGGLTLLSRLAGFIRDVVMAAVLGAGPVADAFLIAFRLPNHFRAIFAEGAFNAAFVPTYARLREQDGVPVARGFADEILTAMTLVHVVLLALALGFTPQFVSLLAPGLAEDGQRFDLAVTLTRITFPYLALISIATLVTGALNASDRFAVAAAAPILLNVCMVSTLLGAALFPTAGHAAAWGVLISGVAQLLVVGVDAERHGIGLRFARPKLDPGTRQFLKALGPAIIGSAGVQIALFADTIIATFLPVGALSALYYADRINQLPIGVVGIAVGTVLLPEMSRRLAAKDDAGAAHAQARSIELAALLAIPFVAAALLVPDLTMRALFARGAFTVADAADAAATLRAYGFGLLAFVVVRAFIAPFHARGDTKTPMIASLSAVALNVALKFALMGSLAQVGLAFATAVGGWLNVGLLVLFAIRRGYPVGDAALGGHLVRLGALLVVVGAALVGAQAAAAAALPAGLWAREEIMLALVVTGGGAAYLAGLWLLLGRGFIAGVIGRRRPAPPKA; this is translated from the coding sequence ATGTTCCGCAACATTCTCTCCGTCGGCGGCCTGACGCTGCTCTCGCGCCTCGCCGGCTTCATCCGCGACGTGGTGATGGCGGCGGTGCTCGGCGCCGGGCCGGTGGCCGACGCCTTCCTCATCGCCTTCCGTCTGCCGAACCATTTCCGCGCCATCTTCGCCGAAGGGGCCTTCAACGCCGCCTTCGTGCCGACCTATGCCCGGCTCAGGGAGCAGGACGGGGTGCCGGTGGCGCGTGGGTTCGCCGACGAGATCCTCACCGCCATGACGCTGGTGCATGTGGTGCTGCTGGCGCTGGCGCTGGGCTTCACGCCGCAGTTCGTCTCGCTGCTGGCGCCGGGCCTCGCCGAGGATGGCCAACGCTTCGACCTCGCGGTGACGCTCACCCGCATCACCTTCCCCTATCTGGCGCTCATCTCCATCGCGACGCTGGTGACGGGCGCGCTCAATGCCTCCGACCGCTTCGCGGTCGCGGCCGCCGCGCCCATCCTGCTGAACGTGTGCATGGTGAGCACCCTGCTAGGTGCGGCGCTGTTCCCGACGGCCGGCCATGCGGCGGCCTGGGGCGTGCTCATCTCGGGCGTGGCGCAGCTGTTGGTCGTGGGGGTGGATGCGGAGCGGCACGGCATCGGGCTGCGCTTCGCCCGGCCGAAGCTCGATCCGGGCACCCGGCAGTTCCTCAAGGCGCTTGGGCCGGCCATCATCGGCTCCGCCGGGGTGCAGATCGCGCTGTTCGCCGACACCATCATCGCCACCTTCCTGCCGGTGGGCGCGCTCTCCGCGCTCTATTACGCGGACCGGATCAACCAACTGCCCATCGGCGTGGTCGGCATCGCGGTCGGCACCGTGCTGCTGCCGGAAATGTCCCGGCGCCTTGCCGCCAAGGACGATGCGGGCGCCGCGCACGCGCAGGCGCGCTCCATCGAACTGGCGGCGCTACTCGCCATTCCCTTCGTGGCCGCCGCGCTTCTCGTGCCGGACCTGACCATGCGGGCGCTGTTCGCCCGTGGCGCCTTCACGGTGGCCGATGCGGCGGATGCGGCCGCGACGCTTCGGGCCTACGGCTTCGGCCTTCTCGCCTTCGTGGTGGTCCGCGCCTTCATCGCGCCCTTCCATGCACGGGGCGACACCAAGACGCCCATGATCGCGTCCCTCAGCGCCGTCGCGCTCAACGTGGCGCTCAAGTTCGCGCTCATGGGCAGCCTCGCGCAGGTGGGGCTCGCCTTCGCCACCGCCGTGGGCGGCTGGCTGAATGTCGGACTGCTGGTGCTGTTCGCCATCCGCCGGGGCTATCCGGTGGGCGATGCGGCGCTCGGGGGCCATCTGGTGCGGCTCGGAGCGCTGCTGGTGGTGGTGGGCGCGGCGCTGGTGGGGGCGCAGGCGGCGGCCGCGGCGGCGCTGCCGGCCGGCCTGTGGGCGCGCGAGGAGATCATGCTGGCGCTGGTGGTGACGGGCGGCGGCGCCGCCTATCTGGCCGGCCTGTGGCTGCTGCTCGGGCGCGGATTCATCGCGGGCGTCATCGGCCGCAGGAGGCCCGCGCCGCCAAAGGCCTGA